From Gimesia panareensis, the proteins below share one genomic window:
- a CDS encoding serine hydroxymethyltransferase yields the protein MSVLESCDPEIWNLIQAEAKRQKDGLELIASENYTSAAIMEAAGSILTNKYAEGLPGRRYYGGCENVDIIEDLARDRACSLFGAEYANVQPHSGSQANMSVYFTVLKPGDTFLAMDLAHGGHLTHGMKLNFSGTLYNPVPYGVREDNHQIDYDQVAKLAREHKPKMIIAGASAYPREIDHPKFAEIAAEVGAVLMVDMAHYAGLVAGGVHNNPVEVADFVTSTTHKTLRGPRSGFVLMKKKYAKDLNREVFPGIQGGPLEHVIAGKAVCFKEANTDDFKAYAQQIVANAKALAETLLAGGIKLASGGTDNHLMLCDVTAIGLSGKIAEEALDKAGITVNKNMIPYDQRKPLDPSGIRIGTAALTTRGMKEDEMKKVGAWILKVLGAPEDEATISAVKGEIEDFAQSFPVPGIA from the coding sequence ATGTCCGTGCTCGAGTCGTGTGACCCCGAAATCTGGAACCTGATTCAGGCTGAAGCCAAACGTCAGAAAGACGGTCTGGAGCTCATCGCCTCTGAAAATTACACCAGCGCCGCCATCATGGAAGCGGCCGGCTCGATCCTCACGAACAAATACGCTGAAGGCCTCCCCGGACGCCGCTACTACGGCGGTTGCGAAAACGTCGACATCATCGAAGACCTTGCTCGCGATCGGGCCTGCAGCCTCTTCGGAGCCGAATACGCCAACGTCCAGCCGCACTCCGGTTCCCAGGCCAACATGTCCGTCTACTTCACCGTCCTCAAACCGGGCGACACCTTCCTGGCGATGGACCTCGCCCACGGCGGTCACCTCACGCACGGCATGAAGCTCAACTTCTCCGGCACCCTCTACAACCCCGTCCCCTACGGCGTGCGGGAAGACAATCACCAGATCGACTACGACCAGGTCGCCAAACTCGCTCGCGAACACAAACCCAAAATGATCATCGCCGGGGCTTCCGCTTACCCTCGCGAAATCGATCACCCCAAGTTCGCGGAAATCGCCGCGGAAGTCGGTGCGGTCCTGATGGTCGACATGGCCCACTACGCCGGCCTCGTCGCCGGGGGCGTGCATAACAACCCCGTCGAAGTCGCCGACTTCGTCACCTCCACCACTCACAAAACCCTGCGTGGTCCCCGGTCCGGCTTCGTCCTCATGAAGAAGAAGTACGCCAAAGACCTCAACCGCGAAGTCTTCCCGGGCATCCAGGGCGGACCGCTGGAACACGTCATCGCCGGTAAAGCCGTCTGCTTCAAGGAAGCCAATACAGACGACTTCAAAGCCTACGCACAACAGATCGTCGCCAACGCCAAGGCCCTCGCTGAAACCCTGCTGGCCGGGGGCATCAAACTGGCTTCGGGCGGAACCGACAACCACCTGATGCTCTGCGACGTCACCGCCATCGGCCTCTCCGGCAAAATCGCGGAAGAAGCCCTCGACAAGGCCGGCATCACCGTCAACAAAAACATGATCCCCTACGATCAGCGCAAGCCGCTCGACCCCAGCGGGATCCGCATCGGAACGGCCGCCCTCACCACCCGCGGCATGAAAGAAGACGAGATGAAAAAAGTCGGTGCCTGGATTCTCAAAGTCCTCGGTGCCCCCGAAGACGAAGCGACCATCAGTGCCGTCAAAGGGGAAATCGAAGACTTCGCTCAGAGCTTCCCCGTGCCCGGCATCGCGTAA
- the hisD gene encoding histidinol dehydrogenase, with the protein MTQHSDLDITTIDCTRDDATALFSELREKLSPRGNVVSEAGRQRTIELFGAPLSPQEVVERICNDVRDKGLDALLDYSEKLDRKQLTPETMRVSPEELQEAHAQADPEYLATLRRIRENIIEFQSALLPDDVKVLREAGESRVELRQRYLPLKRVGVCIPGGAAAYPSTLLMTAVPAQTAGVKEIVVVVPPTDFGGYNTDILAACQELGITEIYRVGGAQAVAALAYGVEGIERVDKIVGPGNLFVALAKRHVFGEVDIDSIAGPSEVIVLADETANPEFVASDLISQAEHSPGSGVLITWHAPLIEAVRTALINQLNELPRGDLARQSLLDYGALILARDEDEAARYTDLLAPEHLHISTADPDQQLAKIQNAGAIFMGHYTPVATGDYYAGPSHVLPTGGTARFANGLCSIDFLKRSSVIYYNQEGLKGDAPGITLLADKEGLTAHAASVTIRLED; encoded by the coding sequence ATGACACAGCACAGCGATCTTGATATCACGACCATCGACTGCACCCGCGACGATGCCACCGCGCTCTTCAGCGAACTCCGCGAGAAGCTCAGCCCCCGCGGCAACGTCGTCTCGGAAGCCGGCCGTCAACGCACCATCGAACTGTTCGGCGCACCGCTCTCTCCGCAGGAGGTCGTCGAACGGATCTGTAACGATGTCCGCGACAAAGGCCTCGACGCACTCCTCGATTATTCGGAAAAGCTCGATCGCAAGCAGCTCACCCCCGAGACCATGCGTGTCTCGCCTGAGGAACTCCAGGAGGCCCACGCCCAGGCCGACCCCGAGTACCTCGCCACGCTGCGTCGCATTCGTGAGAACATCATCGAGTTCCAGTCGGCTCTGCTGCCGGACGACGTCAAAGTCCTCCGCGAGGCAGGGGAGTCCCGCGTCGAACTCCGCCAGCGTTACCTCCCCCTCAAACGGGTGGGGGTCTGCATTCCCGGAGGCGCAGCCGCGTATCCCTCGACCCTGCTGATGACCGCGGTCCCCGCGCAGACCGCAGGCGTGAAAGAGATCGTCGTCGTCGTCCCCCCCACCGATTTCGGGGGCTACAACACCGACATCCTCGCCGCCTGCCAGGAACTGGGCATCACCGAAATCTACCGGGTCGGCGGCGCCCAGGCAGTCGCGGCCCTCGCGTACGGCGTGGAAGGCATTGAACGCGTCGACAAAATCGTCGGCCCCGGCAACCTGTTCGTGGCCCTCGCCAAGCGTCACGTCTTCGGCGAAGTCGATATCGACAGCATCGCCGGCCCCAGTGAAGTCATCGTCCTCGCCGACGAAACCGCCAACCCCGAGTTTGTCGCCAGCGATCTCATCTCGCAGGCCGAGCACAGCCCCGGATCCGGCGTCCTCATCACCTGGCATGCACCGCTGATCGAAGCCGTCCGCACCGCGCTCATCAACCAGCTCAACGAACTCCCCCGCGGCGACCTGGCACGCCAGAGTCTGCTCGACTACGGCGCCCTGATCCTCGCCCGCGACGAAGACGAAGCCGCCCGCTACACCGACCTGCTGGCCCCCGAGCACCTGCACATCTCGACAGCCGACCCCGATCAGCAGCTCGCCAAAATTCAGAACGCCGGCGCCATCTTCATGGGGCACTACACCCCCGTCGCCACCGGTGACTACTACGCCGGCCCCTCGCACGTGCTCCCCACCGGAGGCACCGCCCGCTTCGCCAACGGCCTGTGTTCGATCGACTTCCTCAAACGCTCCTCGGTGATCTACTACAACCAGGAGGGTCTGAAGGGAGACGCCCCCGGCATCACGCTGCTGGCCGACAAGGAAGGCCTCACCGCCCACGCCGCCAGCGTGACGATCCGCCTCGAGGACTGA
- a CDS encoding argonaute/piwi family protein yields the protein MPARVVVHKSSSHNDKEIEGFSNAAEENNIEYCELVSLRSSFIRLFRNGEYPPLRGTFLSLDERTNILYTRGSVEFYGTYPGMYMPRTLRIDCDLVEQTPRYLAEEILSLTKMNWNDTQFDGGLPITIRAARQVGDILKYLGASSPVPAQYSFYM from the coding sequence ATGCCAGCCCGTGTTGTTGTGCATAAATCCTCATCACACAATGACAAGGAAATAGAGGGCTTTAGTAATGCTGCCGAGGAGAATAATATCGAGTATTGTGAACTAGTATCGCTCCGATCGTCTTTTATTCGACTCTTTAGGAATGGTGAATATCCCCCACTTCGGGGAACATTTCTTTCTTTGGATGAACGGACCAATATTTTATATACTCGTGGTAGTGTAGAATTTTACGGGACATATCCTGGGATGTATATGCCAAGGACGCTTAGAATCGATTGTGATTTGGTTGAACAGACTCCACGGTATCTAGCAGAGGAGATTCTTTCTCTCACAAAAATGAACTGGAATGACACTCAATTTGATGGTGGTTTGCCAATTACTATAAGAGCTGCACGACAGGTTGGTGATATTCTAAAATATTTAGGAGCTAGCTCTCCTGTTCCTGCTCAATATAGTTTTTATATGTAA